A single Plasmodium malariae genome assembly, chromosome: 6 DNA region contains:
- the PmUG01_06013500 gene encoding conserved Plasmodium protein, unknown function has product MYEVYYLNKEEQFQKTKENDEIESSLILKNRCIDVKKKKKLVKENMYEGGYTIWECTWDMLKFLHREKFDFKNKNVLELGCGHGLTGIKILLDKGNVVFQELNKEVINDILLPNIKRNLNIKLKKKKLGEKKSYMKISGEDITCSVVNKPWNKLNKTLKKMELNSFDFIIGNEILYRRENYYSILKVLKKNMKKNGKAYFGTKSYYFGFEDGAGSNSFLDYVNNNKNFKFTARIIHNDLGRSVYSKDIVEVTFAKNKAEE; this is encoded by the exons atgtatgaagtttattatttaaataaagaggaacaatttcaaaaaactaaagaaaatgatgaaatagAAAGTTCattaattctaaaaaatCGATGTAttgatgtaaaaaaaaaaaaaaagttggtCAAAGAAAACATGTACGAGGGGGGATACACAATATGGGAATGTACATGGGACATGCTGAAATTCTTGCACAGAGAAAAATTcgattttaaaaataagaatgtTTTGGAATTag gttGCGGACACGGTCTCACtggaataaaaattttgctgGATAAGGGAAACGTCGTTTTTcaagaattaaataaagaagtaattaatgatattttattaccaaatataaaaaggaatttgaatataaaactaaagaaaaaaaagttaggGGAGAAAAAGAGCTATATGAAGATAAGCGGTGAAGACATTACATGTTCAGTTGTTAATAAACCATGGAATAagttaaataaaacattaaaaaaaatggagtTGAATTCttttgattttattattggaaatgaaatattatataggagagaaaattattatagcattttaaaagttttgaaaaaaaatatgaaaaaaaatgggaaagCATATTTTGGCACCAAGTCGTACTATTTTGGATTTGAAGACGGAGCAGGCTCAAATAGTTTTTTGgattatgttaataataataaaaattttaaatttactgCTCGAATTATTCACAATGATCTAGGTAGATCTGTTTATTCAAAAGACATTGTAGAAGTAACCTTCGCAAAAAATAAGGCTGAGGAgtag
- the PmUG01_06013600 gene encoding conserved Plasmodium protein, unknown function has translation MREPLDSNKNIFKRTYDDSKITQLMRNISPLFFMSEFLYILFLRYNDYILSTTFKAEVTEDVRKKIYNILILLYFLKPFFAFLTDSVYFNINNILSFLSRKIYEFYSQLQDLLYHCNRAVCNGKYLFLKIVCRKYMKDELLRSKYLKKSSLRKNHYVDNFLYLPLNRKYYVILSELMTTLLLLFIYVFNKKINYYVYLSTIFFISTNMLLTSCVFEGVVVERCRKQTHFEKIFYISYMMCIKIFCSLILYYIYILKVSIFFLILKSFIIFVISCISSEETLLLSNDFKVQRNIILKSENGNINVKNTVDLLSQLRVLRKILFNENLFKILFLIVLFNSSVDMKFSMLQYGVQNYRWPQSLINYIPLVSQSSKLIGIAIFQLYTNKMCYRSYAMITILFNVFLKIVSFIFLYYSETYVSPFLFLLNIIVQNISIKILALPILLLCIEKAPLNLESTIINIYIFCFNLSNLISKRYFIWNIIMHMSKNVFIILLLSFLTTCASLLYYCNISLDSLNTISLSHLYLNDKDAYIDIKLNKSQKKNYFDTNLLFKNKQEKVKSSKKIVRFREESMKIEKYKDDEKKNKTNLFKFSSDNNSDSDQWLIIDNFKGNVRKKYADRSPLNISNMML, from the exons ATGAGGGAACCTTTGGATAGTaacaaaaacatttttaagaGGACATATGATGACTCAAAGATAACACAGTTAATGAGAAATATTTCCCCCCTGTTTTTTATGAGCgagtttttatatatactatttttacgTTACAATGACTATATATTAAGTACAACATTTAAAGCAGAAGTAACTGAAGatgttagaaaaaaaatatataatatattaatactattGTATTTCTTAAAGcctttttttgcatttttaacGGATagtgtatattttaatataaataatatactcTCCTTTTTGTCAAGAAAGATATATGAGTTTTACAGCCAACTTCAGGATTTGTTATACCATTGTAACAGAGCAGTATGTAACGGaaaatatctatttttaaaaatcgtttgtagaaaatatatgaaagatGAATTATTACGgtctaaatatttaaaaaaaagtagtttACGTAAAAATCATTATGTAGATAACTTCTTGTATTTACCgttaaatagaaaatattatgtgATTTTAAGTGAGCTTATGACAAccttattgttattatttatatatgtgtttaataagaagataaattattatgtttacttaagtacaattttttttatatctactAATATGTTGTTAACGTCATGTGTATTTGAAGGGGTAGTAGTTGAGAGGTGCAGGAAACAAACGcactttgaaaaaatattttatatatcttatatgATGTGTATTAAGATATTTTGTTctcttatattatattatatttatattctcaaagtaagtattttttttttaattttaaagagttttattatatttgtcaTTTCTTGTATATCTAGCGAAGAAACGCTTTTGTTAAGCAATGATTTTAAAGTACAacgtaatataatattaaagagtgaaaatggaaatataaatgtaaaaaatactGTAGATTTATTATCGCAACTTCGCGTTTTAAGGAAAATACTGTTTAATGAAAACTTGtttaaaatactttttctcatagttttatttaattcttctGTTGATATGAAATTTTCGATGCTACAGTACGGTGTTCAGAATTACAGGTGGCCCCAATCTTTGATTAATTACATCCCACTCGTATCGCA ATCTTCAAAATTAATAGGAATTGctatttttcaattatatacaaataagaTGTGCTATAGAAGTTATGCAATGataacaatattatttaatgtctttcttaaaatagttagctttatttttttgtattatagtGAGACTTATGTAagtccatttttatttttattgaatataatagttcaaaatatatctattaaaattttagcCCTTCCCATATTACTGTTATGTATAGAAAAAGCGCCTTTAAATTTAGAATCaacaataattaatatatatattttttgttttaatttgtctaatttaattagtaaacgatattttatatggaatattataatgcatatgtcaaaaaatgtttttataattttacttctttcctttttaacaACATGTGCTAGTTTACTTTACTATTGTAATATATCATTAGATTCCCTAAATACTATTAGCTTAtctcatttatatttaaatgataagGATGCTTATATAGATATCAAGTTAAACAAAtctcagaaaaaaaattatttcgatacgaatttattatttaagaataaacaggaaaaagtaaaatcGTCAAAAAAGATTGTTCGTTTTAGAGAGGAAAGCATGAagatagaaaaatataaggatgatgaaaaaaaaaataaaactaatttatttaaattttcatctGACAATAATTCGGATAGCGACCAATGGCTCATAATTGACAATTTTAAA GGTAACGTAAGAAAAAAGTACGCTGATCGCAGTCCtctaaatatttcaaatatgaTGTTGTAA
- the PmUG01_06013700 gene encoding stearoyl-CoA desaturase, putative, protein MNYFAKYVPTNFNEMATDMWEAFCERNLNAEHVGVIYLTYVTCLVTFYIFRNNFSDKFIHFIRIFKSVLVSIISLISLKYLNLNTILSINLLHVYNIIQLCNFLEEFSKRSNGKPFDQEKNIVNKYELSNENKKDNEYECKLIGDTSKHLENIAKKILKSEQSLIENKGILKEKEIIEEIEKKEKEEEEYMKKKNNMKLKKRNNKKNANIYGIYIFALQTFYVIFFYFYWKFIQNFTIIKIYLTLQLSKSLLSFASIFFKNNSNVKLLNRIAHAFNIAHMIWISLFFTKLLYTSDDNSELIQQFSTISIVFYMYYTYMSFASYIYNYHKQFRSSLFTFILFFHIFALIGAVKIYYHAYGRSLFIQCIIFYLINGFGITFGAHRLWSHRAFKAGSFVQLLFIILNSFANQGSVIVWAKNHRLHHKYSDTKYDPHNIRYGFFYSHIGWLLYQKTKYVREKEKEIYIDDLLQNPLLVIQHKLDPYFNFFFCFIIPGIYSYYMYNSFWDGFFILGALRWIITLHATWSINSASHSFGHRPYNSDIKASNNIFTSIVALGEGCHNYHHVFPYCYAMNENFYILSINPTKYVIKFFYHLGLVWDLKTAQNICKEVRLREALKLEKRNKLLSENIKNELMKKEDTSYITELMTSFKIRCNDYINISTFRYILYFLSDIIIMIGIFLIHVWYCYNKYGNGTMFSNISEKFSHIQRNSIFLSISLFIFFHFILYALPMGTMFASLYSLVYECKRGLLFKNAFCNNFVGSIISSFIVLPYSSEKTRKSLQKSLNEDFFKILKGPIYFDMYTFIFSVFLVLYGMVTYVFGYFYFFTFFIAPYFVFNMWLLIYVYLLNNPPFLNVDMDTKDLDISVLNYVAFQSLLEWKKNNSIYQSQKKLYKMVFFFINFIHHHLCYTHIVEFINSKIPSYRSKEMYKHFDKTLNQYNSFRNDKFMEILKQFL, encoded by the exons ATGAATTACTTCGCTAAGTACGTACCaacaaattttaatgaaatggCGACAGATATGTGGGAGGCTTTTTGCGAAAGGAACTTGAATGCTGAACATGTGGGAGTAATATACTTGACTTATGTTACCTGTTTGGTTACCTTCTATATCTTccgaaataatttttcagacaaatttattcatttcatAAGAATTTTCAAAAGTGTTTTGGtttctattatttctttaattagtttgaaatatttaaacttAAACACTATATTAAGTATTAATTTACTTCAtgtgtataatattatacagCTGTGTAATTTTTTAGAGGAATTTAGCAAAAGATCAAATGGAAAACCATTCGACCAAGAAAAGAAcatagtaaataaatatgaattaagtaatgagaataaaaaagataatgaaTATGAGTGCAAATTAATAGGAGATACGTCAAAGCATTTAGAAAACATCgcaaagaaaattttaaagagtGAACAAAGCctaatagaaaataaagggatactaaaagaaaaagaaattatagaagaaattgaaaaaaaagaaaaagaagaagaagaatatatgaaaaaaaaaaataatatgaagctcaaaaaaagaaataataagaaaaatgcaaatatttatggaatatacatttttgcattacaaacattttatgtaatcttcttttatttttattggaagtttattcaaaattttactatcataaaaatatatttaactttaCAATTAAGTAAAAGTTTGCTTTCTTTTGCgtcaatttttttcaaaaataattcaaatgtgaaattattaaatagaaTAGCGCATGCATTCAATATTGCACATATGATTTGgataagtttattttttacgaaATTGTTATATACGTCAGATGATAATTCAGAATTAATACAGCAATTTTCAACCATTTCTATCGTCTTCTATATgtattacacatatatgtctTTTGCaagttatatatacaattatcATAAGCAGTTCAGATCCTCTttgtttacttttattttattttttcatatatttgcGTTAATTGGAgctgtaaaaatatattaccaTGCATATGGAAGGTCTTTGTTCATTCAG TGTATAATCTTTTACCTGATAAACGGCTTTGGAATAACGTTTGGGGCACATCGCTTATGGTCACATCGAGCGTTTAAGGCTGGTTCCTTTGTGCAATtattgtttataattttgaacAGTTTTGCAAATCAAGGTAGTGTAATAGTGTGGGCAAAAAATCATCGTTTACACCACAAATATAGTGATACCAAATATGATCCTCATAATATAAGATAtggttttttttatagtcaTATTGGATGGTTATTATATcagaaaacaaaatatgtcagagagaaagaaaaagaaatttatattgATGATTTATTACAAAATCCTCTTCTCGTAATACAACATAAATTAGAtccatattttaatttttttttctgttttattataccgggtatatattcttattatatgtataacagTTTTTGGGATGGATTCTTCATATTAGGAGCACTCAGGTGGATCATAACATTACATGCTACGTGGTCAATTAATAGTGCTTCTCACTCCTTTGGTCATAGACCTTATAATAGTGATATAAAAGCttctaataatatttttacatcaATTGTAGCACTTGGAGAGGGTTGTCATAACTATCATCATGTATTTCCATATTGTTATGCTatgaatgaaaatttttatattcttagTATAAATCCAACTAagtatgtaataaaatttttttatcatttggGATTAGTATGGGATTTAAAAACTGCacaaaatatttgtaaagaAGTTCGATTAAGAGAAGctttaaaattagaaaagagaaataaattattaagtgagaatattaaaaatgaattaatgaaaaaagaagatacaAGCTATATAACTGAATTAATGACATCTTTTAAAATACGTTGTaatgattatataaatatctcGACCTTTCggtatattttgtatttccttagtgatattataattatgattGGCATATTTCTAATTCATGTGTGgtattgttataataaatatggaaATGGAACTATGTTTTCAAATATATCAGAAAAATTTTCACATATACAGAGGAACAGTATATTTCtttctatttctttatttatattttttcattttattttatatgctcTACCGATGGGAACTATGTTTGCTAGTCTTTATTCATTGGTTTATGAGTGTAAAAGAGGATTGCTATTTAAAAATGCGTTTTGCAATAATTTCGTTGGTAGTATAATATCTTCTTTTATTGTACTACCATACAGCTcagaaaaaacaagaaaatcATTGCAAAAATCATTGAATGaagatttttttaaaattttaaaaggacctatatattttgatatgtacacatttatattttcagtATTCTTAGTACTATATGGAATGGTCACCTACGTATTTggctatttttattttttcacattttttatagctccatattttgtatttaatatgTGGCTATTAATCTATGTCTATTTATTAAACAACCCACCATTTTTGAATGTAGACATGGATACAAAAGACCTAGACATAAgtgttttaaattatgttgCTTTTCAGTCCTTACttgaatggaaaaaaaataattcaatttATCAAAGTcagaaaaaattgtataaaatggttttcttcttcataaattttatacatcATCATTTGTGCTATACACATATTGTGGAATTTATAAACTCAAAAATACCAAGTTATCGATCAAAAGAAATGTATAAGCATTTTGACAAAACATTGAATCAGTACAATTCCTTTCGCAATGACAAGTTTATGGAAATTCTCAAGCAATTCTTATGA
- the PmUG01_06013800 gene encoding conserved Plasmodium protein, unknown function, with amino-acid sequence MKIFVFIIIIFALLNSKVYGKSKLKKEGKKGKKSISLGGDFLGDITPVPNSVYNLHVDLNKTYELNNFVLKGNEKINRTLLFMYKEHCNFVKELQETMNLRKKLIDLLINETKELKNKIVP; translated from the exons atgaaaatatttgtttttataattataattttcgcTTTACTAAATAGTAAAGTATATGGCAAATCAAAATTGAAAAAGGAGg gcaaaaaaggaaaaaagagcATATCATTAGGAGGTGACTTCTTAGGAGATATTACTCCAGTTCCTAATTCCGTATATAACCTACACGTTGACCTGAATAAAAcatatgaattaaataattttgttttaaaaggaaatgaaaaaataaacagaaCATTACTATTCATGTATAAAGAACATTGTAATTTTGTGAAAGAGCTTCAAGAAACAATGAATTTAAGGAAGAAATTAATAGATCTGTTAATTAATGAaacaaaagaattaaaaaataaaattgttccATAA
- the TCTP gene encoding histamine-releasing factor, putative produces the protein MKVYKDVFTNDEVCSDSYVQEDPFGVAEFRDIAFEVKSNKRVKGNEDYGIADNSEEAADGMGADVEQVIDIVDSFQLTSTSLSKKEFSVYIKNYMQKILKYLEEKKPDRAEVFKTKAQPFIKHILTNFDDFEFYMGESLDMEAGLTYSYYKGEEITPRFVYISDGLYEEKY, from the coding sequence ATGAAAGTATATAAAGATGTTTTCACAAATGACGAAGTATGTTCCGATTCATATGTTCAAGAAGACCCATTTGGAGTGGCAGAATTTCGTGATATTGCTTTTGAAgtaaaatcaaataaaagaGTAAAAGGAAATGAGGATTATGGTATAGCTGATAATAGCGAAGAAGCAGCAGATGGAATGGGAGCTGATGTGGAACAAGTAATTGATATTGTTGACTCGTTTCAACTAACTTCCACGTCACTTAGTAAAAAAGAGTTCAgtgtttatattaaaaattatatgcaaaagattcttaaatatttagaaGAGAAAAAACCTGACCGCGCAGAAGTTTTTAAAACGAAAGCTCAACCatttattaaacatattttaacaaattttgATGACTTTGAATTTTACATGGGAGAATCTCTTGATATGGAGGCAGGTTTAACTTACTCGTATTATAAAGGAGAAGAAATAACTCCTcgttttgtttatatatcgGACGGATTATacgaagaaaaatattag
- the PmUG01_06014100 gene encoding WD repeat-containing protein, putative yields MVDIKKENISVDKKKIKNKIDNDEYNATSLVEKITDNEETNIDNTEDGKTDENNRKYEEDSNLESDSDDSESFEKLLKNAKVVNISSFNKDELISGEKNSKTFPIDEKYVSMALSFIYNFMVEHEFVESLEVFEKEYVKKFGDDINKLRKTRHEDIFTQNELLRNDFLNHEKFTKEIQNSLEDANKKVQKTIKERDYYLMHHKRVLQEKETLNKEIQKQKKEIEKFQNSVEEIRTKYESVLKEKMLAVLEKEKRDTKIEGLNKYIERLKDLLESSKSDSSIANISSIHEKSSNNVPQNITSKRDKKDLGKIDTKREDTPWPNKESAPCEMNENEDKENFNLCIFSLNIEKSFNAHNNAVSGLAYNNKVHLLATGGDDGQWKTWSATNYELVMASQAHKKWIGDICFNKEGNILCTCSGDSKIKLWDMIKEKCVHTFKNSTGPIWSLSFHYEGDFFASASMDQTIRIFDMNSLRQRQILRGHVDSVNCVNFHPFFSTLVSASVDKTVSIWDMRSGLCENTFYGHHFPCSYSNFSTDAKWIYSCDSGGVVKIWDIRTNKCLINLDAGPSSANKCPMDNNNKYLFIASEDHTIKIFDITERKFVRALKHEFPIKNVILENNKLYCSLSNGNICVWEQMEK; encoded by the exons ATGGTagacataaaaaaagaaaatatttcagTGGAcaaaaagaagataaaaaacaaaatagataATGATGAATACAATGCAACATCCTTAGTAGAAAAAATAACAGATAACGAAGAAACAAATATCGACAATACCGAGGATGGGAAAactgatgaaaataatagaaagTACGAAGAAGACTCAAACTTAGAATCTGATAGTGATGATTCAGAAAGTTTTGAAAAGTTATTGAAAAATGCTAAAGTAGTTAATATATCAAGTTTTAATAAAGATGAATTAATTTCAG GAGAAAAGAACTCAAAAACGTTTCCAATTGATGAAAAATACGTGTCTATGGCATTATCTTTCATATACAATTTTATGGTTGAGCACGAATTCGTGGAATCACTTGAAGTGTTTGAG AAGGAATATGTGAAGAAGTTTGGCGATGATATTAATAAGTTGAGGAAAACACGACATGAAGATATATTTACCCAAAATGAGCTTTTAAGAAATGATTTTTTGAATCatgaaaaatttacaaaagaaATTCAAAATTCTCTGGAAGATGCAAA taaaaaagttcaaaaaacaataaaagaaAGAGATTACTATTTAATGCATCATAAGCGAGTTCTACAAGAAAAGGAGACTCtaaata aagaaatacagaaacaaaaaaaggaaattgaaaaatttcaaaattcAGTAGAGGAAATAAGAACCAAATACGAA TCTGTgcttaaggaaaaaatgctTGCTGTCctggaaaaagaaaaaagggacACTAAAATTGAAGGCTTAAATAAGTATATCGAAAGATTGAAAGATTTGTTAGAAAGTAGTAAATCAGATTCTTCAATAGCTAATATTTCCTCCATCCACGAAAAGAGCAGTAATAATGTACCTCAGAATATTACTTCAAAACGGGATAAAAAAGATTTAGGAAAAATAGACACCAAAAGAGAAGATACTCCTTGGCCTAATAAAGAAAGTGCCCCTTGTGAAATGaatgaaaatgaagataaagaaaattttaatttatgtattttctccttaaatattgaaaaatctTTTAATGCTCATAATAATGCAGTGTCAGGTCttgcatataataataaagttcATTTGTTAGCAACTGGAGGAGATGATGGACAATGGAAAACATGGAGTGCAACAAATTATGAATTAGTGATGGCTTCACAAGCTCACAAAAAATGGATAGGCGATATTTGCTTTAATAAGGAAGggaatattttatgtacttGTAGTGGAGATTCTAAGATAAAATTATGGGATAtgattaaagaaaaatgtgtTCATACTTTTAAAAACTCAACAGGACCTATATGGAGTTTATCATTTCATTATGAAG GTGATTTTTTTGCATCTGCCTCTATGGATCAAACAATTAGAATATTTGATATGAATAGTTTACGACAAAGACAAATTTTAAGAGGGCACGTTGATAGTGTGAATTGTGTAAATTTTCATCCATTTTTTAGTACCCTCGTTAGTGCATCTGTTGATAAAACG GTATCAATCTGGGATATGAGAAGTGGACTGTGCgaaaatactttttatggACATCATTTTCCATGCAGCTATTCTAATTTCAGCACAgat GCAAAATGGATATACTCTTGTGATTCTGGTGGTGTTGTTAAAATTTGGGACATCCGAACGAATAAATGTCTCATTAATCTAGACGCAG GACCATCAAGTGCAAATAAATGCCCAATggataataacaataaatatttatttatagctTCCGAAGATCAcacaataaaaat atttgACATTACAGAAAGGAAGTTTGTTAGGGCATTAAAGCATGAGTTTCCaataaaa aacgttatattagaaaataaCAAACTATACTGTTCGTTGTCTAATGGAAACATTTGCGTTTGGGAACAAATGGAGAAATAA
- the PmUG01_06014200 gene encoding conserved Plasmodium protein, unknown function, protein MNLQLFKNKKLSSDMYKTKNESNLSKEQNEAIIVPENKRIVLPSYYNYCIMNSCILTILSTVDTRYINVINANSKNASNLFSLRKKTQSKNKKGTYKSSNNKDRKHQYDKTSVCENCVGSYNSIQYKNNIKHKSLKNICFEGKMPITYSNLENTNTGKVNENLEYVNYFMYNAFKNEHMNTVPKSKNSNSIVNNPYPNRIQMTNYSGIKCAQFNKKIANSQIRRENNEILKNNTCIMTEHYNLKDNIKFYNDSNIKLNKNLGDMEILHINYEDKSKKNQCLSLTDYHKKDIEKSVKQNNEIDNGSSQHFSIFHHVNPLFDKKIKKQKKNYMGACFLSLNSFSCQFLMSCDKT, encoded by the coding sequence atgaaTTTGCAActatttaagaataaaaaattatctagTGACATGTATAAAACAAAGAATGAAAGTAACTTATCtaaagaacaaaatgaagCTATAATTGTTCcagaaaataaaaggatTGTACTTCCTTCTTATTACAATTACTGCATAATGAACAGCTGCATTTTAACCATATTAAGTACAGTAGATACACGATATATTAATGTCATTAACGCAAACTCAAAAAACGCGAGTAATCTTTTCtctttaagaaaaaaaacacaatcaaaaaataagaaaggTACATACAAAAGTTCAAATAATAAGGATCGAAAACATCAATATGATAAGACAAGCGTGTGCGAAAATTGTGTGGGATCATATAACTCTattcaatataaaaataacattaagCATAAATCTTTGAAGAATATATGTTTTGAAGGAAAAATGCCTATAACATATTCGAATTTAGAAAATACTAACACAGGTAAAGTGAATGAAAATTTAGAGTATGTTAATTACTTCATGTACAATGcatttaaaaatgaacatatgAACACTGTTCCAAAATCTAAAAACAGTAATTCCATTGTAAATAACCCATACCCAAATAGGATACAAATGACTAATTACAGTGGTATAAAATGTGCCCagttcaataaaaaaattgcaaattCACAAATAAGACGTGAAAATAATGagatattgaaaaataatacatgtataatgacagaacattataatttaaaggacaatattaaattttataatgatTCTAATATCAAGCTAAATAAGAATTTAGGTGATATGGAAATTTTGCATATTAACTATGAAGAtaagtcaaaaaaaaatcaatgtTTGTCTTTAACagattatcataaaaaagatatagaaaaaagtgtaaaacaaaataatgaaatagatAATGGTTCAAGTCAACATTTTAGTATTTTTCACCATGTAAATCCTTTATTTGacaagaaaataaagaaacaaaaaaaaaactatatggGTGCTTGCTTTTTAAGTTTAAATAGTTTTTCTTGTCAATTTCTAATGTCATGTGATAAGACatag